A region from the Vicia villosa cultivar HV-30 ecotype Madison, WI linkage group LG3, Vvil1.0, whole genome shotgun sequence genome encodes:
- the LOC131658566 gene encoding agamous-like MADS-box protein AGL80 — protein sequence MTRKKVKLAFIENNTARKTTYNKRKKGLLKKVDEISTLCGIDACAIVYGPYDPQPEIWPSPSGVEKVLTKFKAVPEFDQSRRMVDQESFLKQRIGKAEKQLKRQWADNKEKETTMLMFQCLNAGNVEQNDMSMDVLKDLSCIIDHNLRKIGRRIESGDSENVIHQNKSESQVMAAQSQVQ from the coding sequence ATGACTAGAAAGAAGGTGAAGCTTGCTTTCATTGAGAATAATACTGCAAGGAAAACAACTTACAATAAAAGGAAGAAGGGTTTATTGAAAAAGGTCGATGAAATATCAACCCTTTGCGGTATCGATGCTTGTGCGATAGTTTATGGCCCATACGATCCTCAACCTGAGATCTGGCCATCTCCGTCGGGAGTTGAAAAGGTGCTTACGAAATTCAAGGCAGTGCCTGAATTTGATCAAAGCAGAAGAATGGTGGATCAAGAGAGTTTTCTGAAACAAAGAATTGGGAAGGCTGAAAAGCAACTTAAAAGGCAATGGGCAGATAACAAAGAGAAAGAGACAACCATGCTGATGTTTCAGTGTCTCAATGCTGGGAATGTCGAGCAGAACGATATGTCGATGGATGTTTTGAAAGATCTTTCTTGCATCATTGATCATAATTTGAGGAAGATTGGTAGAAGGATTGAATCAGGTGATAGTGAAAATGTTATTCATCAGAATAAAAGTGAAAGTCAAGTCATGGCTGCTCAAAGCCAAGTCCAATAG